GGCCGTAAAATCTCCGATCAGGATCTGATCACCGAGTTTGAAAAATCGATCGCCGATGTTCTGGGCCGCAAGGTCAAACTGCAGCGTCCACCCGTTGATCCTGATAAAGGTCCCAACATTCTGGCATTCGATGATCATGATCCGATCCGGGTTAAGATCAGTGATAATACACTCAACCTGATTTTACGCTGTGGATTTGAGCAGAAAGGCGAAACCGCCGTTCCGACTCAGGAAATCACCGTACCTCTCAGCTTCAAGGTTGAAGGCAACAAGATTTCCATCACACGGGGAACCATCAAATCGTCTCCCGTTGAGCGGCCCAAGAGCGTTGCTTCTCAGATCGCCCGCTCAGGTGTAGTTCGCAACAAAATGGAAAAGGCATTTCCAGATCGCGTTGAAGACGCCCAGGTTAAAGCCAAACTGGAAAACCGGACCGTCTATCTGCACATCAAAGACATTGTTGCCAACGATGGCTGGTTGACCCTGACCATCGGTAACGATCTGACCGTGGAGAAAAACGAGACAGAACTGCCACCACCAGTTGAGAAAACCGCTTCGGTTAAATAAACCCTCGGATTTCCACTGAGTTGAATTAAAGCCGGGAGGCGAATCATCTGGTTCGCCTCCCGTTTTTTGTGCGCGATGCTCCCTGCACAACTGCTGAACCGGGAAGACAAATCCTCTTGAGGCCGATCAGTAGTATCGGCAGGGGCACTAAGCGATCAAGGCCGGATTACGGACTTTCGATCAATAATCGATGTCGTCGGCTTCGATCGCCTCTTCCATGATCAGATCATACCGCTGGCTGGCATCTTTACCGAACAACTGGGAGAAGGTTGCGTCCGCATCCAGCTGACTGTCGATATCGACTTTCAGGAGCACCCGCTTTTTGGGATCCAGGGTCGTCTCTTTCAGTTCCTTCGCGGTCATCTCACCCAGACCTTTGAAGCGGCCGATTTCATACTTGCGGTTCGCCGGCAGAGACTCGATGATCTCTTCCTTCTGCACATCATCCTGGGCGTAATATTTCTCGGTCCCTACACTGATGCAGTACAGAGGCGGCTGGGCCAGGAAGAGCTTGCCCTGTCGAATCAGCTCCATCATGTGACGGAAGAAGAACGTCAGCAGCAGTGTGCTGATGTGGTAACCGTCGCTGTCAGCATCCATCAGGAGGATAATGCGGTTGTAACGCAGGTTGCGAATATCAAAGTTCGCACCGATGCCGGTGCCCAGTGTTTCGACCAGGTCTTTGATTTCCTGGTTCCCCATGATTTTGGAGACAGCCAGCGATTCGGTATTCAGAACCTTACCGCGTAAGGGAAGCACGGCCTGAATGCGGCTGTCTCGCCCCATCGCTGCGGTACCACCGGCGGACAGGCCTTCGACCAGGAACAGTTCCGACTCTTCCGGCTTGTTGGACCGGCAGTCCAGCAGCTTGCCCGGCAGGGTCGACTTGCGGTTGGAGGGTGTCTTGCGTCTGACTTCTTTCTGGGCATCGCGGCTGGCCATCCGGGCCCGGGCCGCCAGAACGATGCGCCCCACAACCGCGTCGGCGATTGAAGGGTTGTTGTTCAACCAGGTTTCCAGAAGCGGACGGACAATCCCTTCGACAAAGCCACTGACTTCCGGGTTATTCAGCTTCTCTTTGGTCTGCCCCTGGAACATCGGATCGTTATGGAACACCGAGATCAGACAGAGCACACCTTCGCGAATGTCGTCCGTCGAAATCAGGAGCCCCTTGTGCTTGATGTTATGCACGTCCATGTAGTTCTTGACCGCCTTGGCGATCCCCGACCGCAGCCCGCTTTCGTGCGTTCCCCCGGCATGGGTGCGGATACCGTTCACATAACTGCGCACCTGCTCGTCGGTCGCGTCGGTCCATTTCAGGGCCAGTTCCACGCGAATATGTTCGTCTTCTTTTTCCGCGTAAAACAGTTGTTCGTGTACCGGCTTCTTCTGCTGTTCGGTTGCCAGCTTGTCCAGGTAGCCACGAATCCCTTCCGGATGTGACAGTTCGTGTGTCTCTTTTTTGACTTCATCCCGGAACGTGATTTTCAGCCCGCCATGAATGAAGGCGATGTCTTCCAGGTGCTGGCGGATCGTGTCGGCGTTGAAGTGCACGCGGCGGAAAATGCTATCGTCCGGGCGGAAATGAATTTCCGTTCCATGCCCGCGGAATGGTTTAACCTTCTTTACCGGTGTCGTCGGTTTGCCCTTTTTATAGCGCTGCACATACTGGTGCCCGTCCCGGTAGACGGTCGCTACCATCTCTGAAGACAGTGCGTTGACCACAGATGAACCCACGCCGTGCAGACCACCGCTGCGGGCGTAGTTCTTGTCCGAGAATTTACCCCCGGCATGCAGGGTCGTCAGAATCAGTTCCAGGGCCGACTTCTTGGTCTTGGAGTGCTTATCGACCGGAATACCACGACCGTTGTCTTTGACACTGCACGACGCACCATCTTTATGCAGCGTGACCACAATCGTGTCCGCTTCATTGGCCAGGTATTCGTCGACCGAGTTGTCCACGATTTCCCAGAGCAGGTGATGCAGTCCGCGAATGTCTACACCCCCGATATACATCGAAGGCCGTCTGCGGACCGCTTCGAGCCCCTCCAGAACTTCGATGTCATCAGCGGAGTATTTTTTAGCGTCAGATGATTTTGCTGCCGTTGCCATAATTTTACTGGTCGTCTTTTCTCAATGAACTTGTAACTGAATTGTTTGTCTGCTCGCGATGGGAACATCGCCCCGCTGCAGGCTTATTCCTGTTCGATCTCGTCCCAGTCCACCACTTCGATGGGCGGATAGAGAATTTCAGCGAACCCGCTCCGCTGGCTGGTTTTGACCCCTTTACCGCCGCGGGACGTGACGCCGTACTTCATCTGGCCAAAAGTCATTTTCTTGCCACTGGTGTTGATGACCCGCAGACAGTCGCTGGGTCGCGTGAGCTGCAGGGCACCCATGACGGAGTCCCCTTTTTCCAGCTTGATCCCTTTGACTCCCTTACCCGGATTCGAGAGCAGGGCTGCTTCTTCGATCTCACAGTGTAACACACGGGCATCTTTGGTTGCGATAAACATCGTTTCCGCCTCATCCACCAGGCCGGCATAGACCACCCGGTCGTCTTTTCCGAGTCGACAGAATTTACGGCCCGCTTTCGTCGATGCCTGGCGGAACAGGCTGAACGAAATCCGCATGATCTGCCCCTTTTCGGTGACGATCAGCAGGTGCGGCGTAGGAATCGGCTCTTTCTTCGTCGCTTTATCTTCCGGTGTGAACCGGGCGTCTGTCGTAATCGCAGCGACCAGGCTTGCCCCGTCACCCATGCGGGCATGTTTCGAAAGCGGCTCGCCGTAACCCGAGGAGACCGGAACCTGCTCGATCGGCAGCGTATAGGCGACGCCATCACTGGAGAAGAACACCACATGATCCAGGGTGCTTCCTGGTGCGACATCCAGCACGCTGTCCCCTTCGCGGACACGCGTTTTGGCGAGCTCCCGGGTATCGCCTTTGGTCTGCAGCCGTCCGACGCGTTTGATCCATCCCTCGCGGGTGACCACCACGTTCGTGTTTTCTTTGACGATATACGCCTGCGGATCGAACTCGGTAATTTCGTCCGAAGAACCCAGCTTCGTCTGGCGTTTCTCGGGGAATTCCTCGCCCAGTTCTTTCAACTCGGTTTCAACCACCTTCCAGAGTCGTTTGTCGGAAGCCAGGATCTTGCGAATCCGGTCTGCTTCGGCCCGTTTCTCTTCCAGCTCCTCGCGGATCGTATTGATTTCCAGTTTCGAGATGCGGTACAGCTGCAGTTCCAGAATGGCCATGGTCTGGATTTCATCCAGCGGAAATTCGGCCATCAGCTTCTGGGCGGCATCCTGTTTCCCGTTACTGGCACGAATCAGTTTCAGGGCTTTATCCAGCCCGTTGAAGATGATTTCGAAACCTTCCAGGATATGGATCCGGCGTTCCAGCTGTTCCAACTGATATTCGAAGCGGCGGCGGACCGTAATGAAACGGAAGTCCAGGAAGTACTGTAACATCTCCCGCAGATCGCAACGGTGGGGAATCAGTACGTCTGAATCATCGGGAACCAGGCAGGTCAGGTTGACGGCGAAGTTCTGTTCCAGGTGCGTGTGCTTGTACAGGAAGGCCATTACCGTTTCAGGGTCGGCATCCGGCTTGATCTCCAGGACGATCTTCAGACCGTTCTTGTCGTCCGTTTCGTCGGCGACATCCAGCAGCTGGGGCAGCTTCCGCGATTCGACAATGCCCCCGATTTCCGACAGCAGAGATCCCGTTTCGACGGCATAAGGCACCGAATAAACGATCAGCCGCTGGGCATTTTTCGAACTGGCTTTTTTGTCTGTATCGATCTTCCACTCGCCCCGAATCTTGATCGGTCCGCGGCCATCCTTATAGACATTGGTGAGAGAGCGTTTGTCCGTGACGATCCGGCCTCCCAGCGGGAAGTCGGGACCTTTAATGTATTTCATTAATTGGGCCACGGTCGCATCGGGATGATGGATCAGATGCGTGCAGGCTTTGACTACTTCACCCAGATTGTGAGGTGGAATGTTCGTCGCCATCCCGACGGCGATCCCGTGTACTCCGTTAACCAGCAGGTTAGGGAAGCGGGCCGGCAGGACAACCGGCTCATTGCGGGTACCATCGTAGTTGGGACGCATTTCGACGGTCTGGTATCGCAGTTCATTCATCAGATGCTCTGCGATGCCGGTCAGACGGGCTTCCGTATAACGGGCAGCAGCGGCCGGTAGACCCATAATCGAACCGAAGTTCCCCTGACCATTGACCAGAGGGTTCCTCAGGTTGAAGTCCTGGGCCAGACGGACCAGGGCGTCATACACGGAAGCGTCACCGTGTGGATGGTAGTTACCCGTGGTATCACCACAGATTTTAGCGCATTTACGGGGCTTCGCATTGGCCACCAGACGCAAGTCGTGGTACATGACATACAAAATGCGGCGTTGTACCGGCTTCAGACCGTCCCGGACGTCAGGCAACGCCCGGGAAGTGATGACTGACATCGCGTAGTTCAGATAGCGACGTCGCGTGACCTCACTGATGGGAACATATTCAATACGGTCCGTTTCAACGCTGGCGTTTCCGTTGGTGCCATTCTCTGCGCCGTTACTGGCTGATTTTCGTTTCGCCAAGAGTCTCTCCAAAACTTCGATTACCCGTCCCGACTGAAGGTCAGCAGACGACCATCAGGTTATCGATCTCAGGCGGGCTTATTATTCAGAATTCGGGTCATTCCCGCTGGTAGTTTAAGAAAAATGTGTCGAATTTTATGTTTGTGAAAACATTGAGGATTGTATCTGTTAAAACGATTATTGAACAGATGAGGCCACTCGTAACCCGTTAAATAGACAATAATTCGGGAAAATAGGACGAATCGTCATCGTAGTTACAAAATGACTCATTCCGACGATTCCTGCCAGCCGAAATTTGGACTAGTGGCTTTCTTTTCGAGAGGGTCGCAATCTGGCGATTGAAACATACAAAATTGACCGGAACTCTGAAAAGTGAAAATTCATCTATTTCGGGGCTCGTTGCGGTCTTTGTGACATGACTCAGCCACAACGGGGAACCAGTACCGGTTCAGACACAAGACATTTGAACATTATAATTGACTGACGGAGGTCCGACGAGCCTTCGCCGCAGTCTCATTGGTGGATTAACCACAATAAAATCCAGGGAGGGATTGTTATGGCTCAGACGAGTCTGAAGGTAACCCTGCTCACAGGACTGTTACCGGCGTTTATTCTGATGGCGCCGGCACTACATGCTGCTGAGCCAGGTGCGGTCAATAATGCCGTTGTGCAGCAGGAAGTCCAGTCGAGTACGTCCAAATATAATCCGGTCAGCTGGTTCAAAAGAACATTCAGCCGCTCCAAGGATCAGTCGGCTGACGTCAAGCAGGTCGCTCACGAACAGCAGGCAGCTCCCCAGCAGTCCAGCCAGAAAGTGTTCGTCAAGCGTCCTACTCTCGGACGTCGTGCTTCGGGATATGGTCCGATTCAGCAGGTCAGCAATCAGCCGCGGATCATTACCTCCACACCGGCTCCCTTTAACAATGCTGTCCAGGCACGACCCATCAGCCACGGACACTTCAAAGACCATAAACATTACAAAGCCGCTCAGCCCATGCCATCGATGGCTGGTATGAACGTCCTGCCCGGATACCCGCAGCTGGGCGCTCCCATGTATCCCAGTCCCAAACCGGGGATTCCTGATTACGTCGGACGGACCATTATCACCAACCAGGCGTTCTCTCCGCATGAGATGCTCTATCCGCATGAGTACAACGCCATGTATGGCCCTTACTTCTACAACGTCAAAGGGGGCTGGATCTGGACTCCCTTCGGTATGCGTTCCCACGAACGCTGGGAACTCGAAGGTACCCGCGTCAACGTGAAGTACAAATCAGATTTCGGATTTTTCCCCAAGTTCATTCCTCCTATGGTGAGATAACGGCCTCTCACGGAGCGTTGTTGCAACCGGAAAACGTTTATCACGCTGAGCCATTCACTCAGAGATACGATCAGGAAGTTATAAAATGCACAAGTTAACTTATAAAATCGCAGGGCTCGTCGCAGTCGCCGGCATTATGACGGTTCTCTCTGCTCAGGGCCTGCATGCAGGTGAGCCTGGTGGCCTGAAACTGAATCAGAAACAGGCTGCTCCCATTCAGCAGGTGGGCTACCTCAAAGATAAATGTGGTTGTAAACACAACCATGTCTACTCCTACTCGAACGGTGCTACGTACTCGGGTGGTGGTGACTGTCCGCACTGTCGGACTTCAGCCGGCATCGGAAAACGCGGATCGCTTCGCGAATTCTTCCGTTGCAAATTCGGTTATTTCATTCCCACCGGCTGCGGTGGTAAAGGCTGTGCTCCTATCGGACACTACAAAATGACCTACGCCGTCGATCCTTACTACTTCGATGGTCGCGACGGACAGCTGTACGGTGCTCAGGGCTATGGCGTTCCTGTGGCTGTGCCTCTGGCTCCGACTGTACGTCAGACTTACAACTACGGATGGGGCGTTCCCTCCAGCCGCATTACTCCCATTTCTCGCATCGTTCAGTAATTTAAAACCCAGTAGCCTTTATCGGGTCCAGGAAGATTCACATGAAAATCTTAAGCGTGCAAAGCCTTGCGATTCTGGCAGTAACCGGCGTCATGCTCCATACTGTGACAGCAAGTGCTGAAGAGAAAACAACCGCCGGCGCGGGACAGATCCAGCAGGTCGGTCATCACGTGCGAGGTGGTGGCTACGGCTATAACTGCCCCCCCGGCTATTCCGACCGCTTTGACGGGGACGGCGTCTATCGCAACTACAACTCACGCGAAGGCTGGGCCTTCCTGAGAAAATGTCATACTTCACCCGGTCATGGCTGGTGTCCTCCTTCCGCTCAAATGATTCAACGCACCCCCGTGCAGTATCAGCGGTACTACTCGAACCAGTACATGGGACAGCCCGGCCCCACCGGACCGGCGAACTACCCGCAGATCTACATGCCTACCGATACCACCCAGCTCGGTTTCTACTACCAGAGTGTACCGACCTGGCAACCACGGGCCGGCATGATTCCGCCGCCACCCGATCCAAGCATGTACCACACACGTGACTGTCGTGCCTGCCGCGGACATGGCTGCAAGCACTGTCGCGGTCATAACTACTACGGACAGGGACCGGTTTACTACTCCACCGGTGCCCCCGTCGAAGCTCAGCCGGAAGCCGC
This Gimesia chilikensis DNA region includes the following protein-coding sequences:
- a CDS encoding DNA gyrase/topoisomerase IV subunit B, with product MATAAKSSDAKKYSADDIEVLEGLEAVRRRPSMYIGGVDIRGLHHLLWEIVDNSVDEYLANEADTIVVTLHKDGASCSVKDNGRGIPVDKHSKTKKSALELILTTLHAGGKFSDKNYARSGGLHGVGSSVVNALSSEMVATVYRDGHQYVQRYKKGKPTTPVKKVKPFRGHGTEIHFRPDDSIFRRVHFNADTIRQHLEDIAFIHGGLKITFRDEVKKETHELSHPEGIRGYLDKLATEQQKKPVHEQLFYAEKEDEHIRVELALKWTDATDEQVRSYVNGIRTHAGGTHESGLRSGIAKAVKNYMDVHNIKHKGLLISTDDIREGVLCLISVFHNDPMFQGQTKEKLNNPEVSGFVEGIVRPLLETWLNNNPSIADAVVGRIVLAARARMASRDAQKEVRRKTPSNRKSTLPGKLLDCRSNKPEESELFLVEGLSAGGTAAMGRDSRIQAVLPLRGKVLNTESLAVSKIMGNQEIKDLVETLGTGIGANFDIRNLRYNRIILLMDADSDGYHISTLLLTFFFRHMMELIRQGKLFLAQPPLYCISVGTEKYYAQDDVQKEEIIESLPANRKYEIGRFKGLGEMTAKELKETTLDPKKRVLLKVDIDSQLDADATFSQLFGKDASQRYDLIMEEAIEADDIDY
- a CDS encoding DNA gyrase/topoisomerase IV subunit A; translation: MAKRKSASNGAENGTNGNASVETDRIEYVPISEVTRRRYLNYAMSVITSRALPDVRDGLKPVQRRILYVMYHDLRLVANAKPRKCAKICGDTTGNYHPHGDASVYDALVRLAQDFNLRNPLVNGQGNFGSIMGLPAAAARYTEARLTGIAEHLMNELRYQTVEMRPNYDGTRNEPVVLPARFPNLLVNGVHGIAVGMATNIPPHNLGEVVKACTHLIHHPDATVAQLMKYIKGPDFPLGGRIVTDKRSLTNVYKDGRGPIKIRGEWKIDTDKKASSKNAQRLIVYSVPYAVETGSLLSEIGGIVESRKLPQLLDVADETDDKNGLKIVLEIKPDADPETVMAFLYKHTHLEQNFAVNLTCLVPDDSDVLIPHRCDLREMLQYFLDFRFITVRRRFEYQLEQLERRIHILEGFEIIFNGLDKALKLIRASNGKQDAAQKLMAEFPLDEIQTMAILELQLYRISKLEINTIREELEEKRAEADRIRKILASDKRLWKVVETELKELGEEFPEKRQTKLGSSDEITEFDPQAYIVKENTNVVVTREGWIKRVGRLQTKGDTRELAKTRVREGDSVLDVAPGSTLDHVVFFSSDGVAYTLPIEQVPVSSGYGEPLSKHARMGDGASLVAAITTDARFTPEDKATKKEPIPTPHLLIVTEKGQIMRISFSLFRQASTKAGRKFCRLGKDDRVVYAGLVDEAETMFIATKDARVLHCEIEEAALLSNPGKGVKGIKLEKGDSVMGALQLTRPSDCLRVINTSGKKMTFGQMKYGVTSRGGKGVKTSQRSGFAEILYPPIEVVDWDEIEQE